Proteins found in one Phoenicibacter congonensis genomic segment:
- a CDS encoding glucose-6-phosphate isomerase, producing the protein MSDNSASKLLVENSVARRIGAGDASLYDFSEDAMECAAQFMGWRDLASRPPVSPGSIISFARQARNDGLNKVVLLGQGGSTQAPMTITKYDKQDRGNVTFRIIDSVSPVRVREFLETTNPFETLLLVSSKSGGTIEPNSLLIAIKQAFAPILGDELPNHLVAITDPGSSLDKMAQEEGWRKIFYGKESVGGRYSALSVFGLVPAALTGIDIIKFLEFAADAEEQCRADVTSNPAVELAAFLFENYERGRNKFSFLTPKRGRVLGLWIEQLVAESLGKNGKGVTPNIEIDSLLLSKDTGDRTAIMYETETDFWDEKASFELSLKYIDENIPVKKFSISSVYELAQHFVIWEYAIAMCGWLMKICPFDQPDVASAKAATLKVLEEGNLDRGRKVSYAEEAYMGEALVFASDAIPECDTLHESIRALFESIEPGDYFSVNAFLPFTGEGRREALDKIRSSVAHAFGVMSCLEIGPRFLHSTGQLQKGGPNNGVFLIVSASELKDIELGDHAKAPTLGTLAHAQAIGDMQILSERGRRALHIHLPNNSGVAIRLLNHIVRDVIDDMIIEKQAK; encoded by the coding sequence ATGAGCGATAATTCAGCGTCAAAGCTGCTGGTGGAAAACAGCGTAGCTAGAAGAATTGGTGCAGGAGATGCAAGCCTCTACGACTTTTCTGAAGACGCAATGGAATGTGCCGCGCAGTTTATGGGTTGGCGCGATTTAGCCTCAAGGCCTCCTGTTTCGCCAGGCTCTATCATTTCTTTCGCAAGACAGGCGAGAAATGACGGCTTGAACAAAGTTGTACTTCTTGGGCAAGGCGGCTCAACGCAAGCTCCAATGACAATCACAAAATATGACAAGCAAGATCGTGGAAATGTCACGTTTCGCATTATTGACTCGGTCTCACCTGTGCGTGTTCGTGAATTTTTGGAAACAACTAACCCTTTCGAGACGCTTCTTCTCGTCTCATCAAAGAGTGGTGGCACCATCGAGCCAAACTCGCTTTTAATTGCAATTAAACAGGCTTTCGCGCCAATTTTGGGAGATGAATTGCCTAACCACCTCGTTGCTATTACTGACCCTGGCTCTTCGCTTGACAAAATGGCGCAAGAAGAAGGCTGGCGAAAGATTTTCTATGGGAAGGAAAGCGTTGGAGGCCGTTATTCCGCACTTTCGGTGTTTGGCTTAGTGCCTGCTGCCTTAACTGGAATTGACATCATTAAGTTTCTTGAATTTGCAGCAGACGCTGAAGAGCAATGCAGAGCAGATGTGACCTCAAATCCCGCTGTTGAACTTGCTGCGTTTCTCTTTGAAAACTACGAGCGTGGTCGCAACAAGTTTTCGTTTCTCACACCAAAACGTGGTCGTGTTTTGGGCCTGTGGATTGAACAGCTCGTTGCGGAGTCATTAGGCAAGAATGGAAAAGGCGTCACGCCTAACATTGAAATTGACTCGCTTCTTCTCTCAAAAGACACCGGCGACAGAACTGCAATTATGTACGAAACTGAGACTGACTTTTGGGATGAAAAGGCTTCCTTTGAGTTGTCTTTGAAATATATTGATGAAAACATTCCTGTTAAGAAATTCAGCATTTCTAGTGTTTACGAGCTTGCACAACATTTTGTAATTTGGGAATATGCAATTGCAATGTGTGGATGGCTTATGAAAATCTGTCCGTTTGACCAGCCAGATGTTGCTTCTGCAAAAGCTGCTACTTTAAAGGTTTTGGAAGAAGGAAACCTTGATCGCGGAAGAAAAGTTAGCTATGCAGAAGAGGCGTACATGGGCGAAGCTCTTGTGTTTGCAAGTGATGCAATTCCTGAGTGTGACACATTGCATGAATCAATTCGCGCTCTTTTTGAGTCAATAGAACCTGGCGACTATTTCAGTGTAAATGCCTTTTTGCCATTTACTGGAGAAGGACGTCGTGAGGCTCTCGATAAAATTCGCTCAAGTGTGGCTCATGCATTTGGAGTTATGTCTTGCCTTGAAATTGGTCCAAGATTTTTACACAGCACTGGTCAGTTGCAAAAAGGTGGCCCTAACAACGGCGTGTTTTTAATTGTTTCAGCTAGTGAGCTAAAAGACATTGAGCTTGGCGATCATGCGAAAGCTCCAACTCTTGGAACTTTAGCACACGCCCAAGCGATTGGCGACATGCAAATCTTGAGTGAGAGAGGACGCAGAGCGCTACACATTCATCTCCCAAATAATTCAGGTGTTGCAATTCGTCTTTTGAATCACATTGTTCGAGACGTGATTGATGACATGATTAT